From a region of the Hymenobacter jejuensis genome:
- a CDS encoding CaiB/BaiF CoA transferase family protein, which produces MTPIVSAQVSPTANELPFKVLVIIELASVLAGPQVGQFFAELGATVLKIEHAAQGGDVTRSWKTSAEPADTDVSAYFSSSNWGKQSLALDLTTAEGRAAIHALAARADVVLASYKPGDAEKLCVDYETLANLNPQLIYGHITGYGPEVHRAGYDAVLQAEAGFMHLNALPGQAPLKMPVAMVDLLTAHQLKEGLLTALYRRARTGQGALVQVSLLDSALASLANQGTGWLVTGHDPQPMGSGHPSIVPYGTVYQAADGRKLVLAIGSDRQFQQLCAALGRPLWATDLRFATNSARVTYRNELEELLQKRIGEVNGAELLLALEQRAVPAGAVRTVGEALTAKSAQHMLIPPCAAFPYSGLRTVAFRSNAWPVMPALSAPPHIGQQSAAVLNQGDEGHPQLKNDVFS; this is translated from the coding sequence ATGACTCCGATCGTTTCCGCCCAAGTTTCGCCCACGGCTAATGAGCTGCCTTTCAAGGTATTAGTGATTATAGAGTTGGCCAGTGTCTTGGCTGGCCCCCAAGTGGGACAATTTTTTGCCGAGTTGGGCGCTACGGTTCTGAAAATCGAACACGCGGCTCAGGGGGGCGACGTTACGCGCAGCTGGAAAACCAGCGCCGAACCCGCCGATACTGATGTTTCGGCCTATTTCTCCAGTTCCAATTGGGGCAAGCAGTCCCTAGCGCTGGACCTGACCACTGCGGAAGGCCGTGCGGCAATACACGCCTTGGCTGCCCGCGCCGACGTGGTGCTGGCCAGCTATAAACCCGGCGACGCCGAGAAGTTATGCGTTGATTACGAGACGCTTGCCAATCTGAACCCCCAACTCATCTACGGCCACATCACAGGCTACGGTCCCGAGGTTCACCGAGCCGGTTATGATGCCGTCTTGCAAGCCGAAGCCGGCTTTATGCACCTTAATGCGTTGCCGGGGCAAGCGCCCCTCAAAATGCCCGTGGCCATGGTCGATCTGCTCACTGCCCATCAACTTAAAGAAGGCCTGCTTACGGCGCTGTACCGGCGCGCACGCACGGGGCAGGGCGCTTTGGTGCAGGTTTCGTTGCTGGATAGCGCTTTGGCTTCGCTGGCTAACCAAGGCACCGGCTGGCTCGTGACCGGCCACGATCCGCAGCCGATGGGGTCGGGGCACCCGAGCATCGTGCCCTACGGAACGGTTTATCAAGCCGCTGATGGCCGGAAGCTGGTGCTGGCAATTGGCTCCGATCGGCAGTTTCAGCAGTTGTGTGCTGCGCTCGGCCGCCCCTTGTGGGCTACGGACTTGCGTTTTGCAACTAACTCCGCACGAGTAACTTACCGAAACGAGTTGGAAGAATTGTTGCAGAAAAGAATCGGGGAGGTAAATGGCGCCGAACTGCTTTTGGCTCTGGAGCAGCGAGCTGTGCCGGCGGGCGCCGTGCGCACGGTAGGAGAGGCCCTAACCGCAAAGTCAGCGCAGCATATGTTGATTCCGCCATGCGCTGCGTTTCCGTATTCAGGCTTGCGCACGGTGGCTTTCCGAAGCAATGCCTGGCCTGTCATGCCTGCGCTAAGCGCCCCGCCACACATCGGCCAGCAGTCGGCCGCGGTGCTGAACCAAGGGGATGAGGGGCACCCACAACTGAAAAACGACGTATTTTCGTAA
- a CDS encoding VOC family protein, with product MPSSPVTSTTSDSDVTTMLTGAPVTMLLPVMNLTRARDFYEQKLGLQPLGLKLDGKFEYACGGSTGATLALFPKPEGTKAEHTALSFQVRDIAAAIRELEEKGVQFEDYDYPDLKTKDHVCVLGSEKAAWFKDTEGNYLCIHQDIA from the coding sequence ATGCCAAGCTCACCTGTTACATCCACCACGTCTGATTCTGACGTCACCACCATGCTCACGGGTGCTCCTGTTACGATGCTGCTGCCCGTCATGAACCTGACCCGCGCCCGCGATTTTTACGAGCAAAAACTTGGCCTTCAGCCCCTTGGCTTAAAGCTAGACGGCAAGTTTGAATACGCGTGCGGCGGAAGCACCGGTGCCACCCTGGCCCTCTTCCCAAAACCGGAAGGCACCAAAGCCGAACATACGGCCCTAAGTTTTCAGGTGAGAGACATTGCAGCTGCTATTCGGGAGCTTGAGGAAAAAGGCGTGCAATTTGAGGATTACGATTATCCCGATCTGAAAACGAAAGACCATGTGTGCGTGCTGGGCAGCGAAAAAGCCGCTTGGTTTAAGGATACTGAAGGAAATTACCTCTGTATTCACCAAGACATTGCGTAA
- the trpS gene encoding tryptophan--tRNA ligase translates to MSRILTGIQSTGRPHLGNLLGAILPAIELSRQSQNDSLYFIADLHALTSVRDAELLRQNTYAVAAAWLACGFDTEKDLFYRQSDVPQVTELTWYLSCFTPYPMLANAHSFKDKMDRLSEVNAGVFTYPVLMAADILLYDAEIVPVGKDQMQHLEIARDIAAAFNNRYGETFVMPQARVDAQLMTIPGLDGQKMSKSYGNIIDVFAPEKELLKTIKSIVTDSRGLDDPKDPESDTVFKLYSLLATPEQTEELREKYLAGGYGYGHAKQALYEVIMNRFGTEREQFNFFINNLPELDARLAEGARKAQAYGSTVLNRVREKAGYNRR, encoded by the coding sequence ATGTCCCGTATCCTTACCGGCATCCAAAGCACTGGCCGTCCGCACCTTGGCAACTTGCTCGGCGCCATTTTGCCTGCCATCGAACTCTCGCGCCAGTCGCAGAACGACTCGCTGTATTTCATTGCGGATCTGCACGCGCTGACCTCCGTCCGCGATGCGGAATTGCTGCGGCAAAACACATACGCAGTGGCAGCGGCATGGCTGGCCTGCGGTTTCGACACCGAAAAGGACTTGTTTTACCGCCAGTCGGATGTGCCTCAAGTGACCGAATTGACGTGGTACCTGTCGTGCTTCACGCCGTATCCGATGTTGGCTAACGCGCACAGCTTCAAGGATAAGATGGACCGGCTATCGGAAGTAAATGCCGGCGTCTTCACTTACCCCGTGCTCATGGCCGCCGACATCCTGCTCTACGACGCGGAGATAGTGCCGGTGGGCAAAGATCAGATGCAGCACCTGGAAATTGCCCGCGACATTGCCGCCGCTTTCAACAACCGCTACGGCGAAACCTTTGTCATGCCCCAGGCCCGCGTCGATGCGCAATTGATGACCATTCCGGGGCTCGACGGCCAAAAAATGAGCAAGAGCTACGGCAACATCATCGACGTTTTTGCCCCCGAAAAAGAGTTGCTCAAGACCATCAAAAGCATCGTTACCGACAGCCGCGGCCTCGACGATCCCAAAGACCCTGAAAGCGACACGGTATTTAAGCTTTATTCGCTGCTGGCTACGCCCGAGCAAACGGAGGAGCTGCGCGAAAAGTACCTGGCCGGTGGCTATGGCTACGGCCACGCGAAACAGGCTCTGTATGAAGTAATTATGAACCGCTTTGGCACCGAGCGCGAACAGTTCAATTTCTTCATCAACAACCTCCCTGAGCTGGACGCGCGCTTAGCCGAAGGCGCCCGCAAAGCACAAGCTTACGGCAGCACAGTACTCAATCGGGTTCGGGAGAAAGCAGGGTACAACCGGCGCTAA
- a CDS encoding queuosine precursor transporter: MKTFAHKKQQLYLILSGIFVVNALLAEIIGVKIFSVDALLGLPGNLTAGVLIWPVVFITTDIINEYFGREGVLRVSFLTVGLILYSFLVILATTKLPPAAFWLDVNKTDHDGRPFNIDFAYQSIFRQGLGIIIGSVVAFMVGQVLDATVFQALRRVTGSRLIWLRATGSTLISQLVDSFVVLFVAFYLFGNWTFQQVLSVANTNYWYKFAAAILLTPVLYLAHFLIDRYLGQEETTELQQEAAADVSV, from the coding sequence TTGAAAACCTTCGCCCACAAAAAACAGCAGCTCTACCTCATTCTGAGTGGGATTTTCGTAGTCAATGCCCTGCTGGCCGAGATCATCGGAGTCAAGATATTTTCCGTGGACGCGCTTCTTGGGCTGCCCGGTAACCTCACGGCGGGCGTGCTGATCTGGCCCGTAGTGTTCATCACCACCGACATCATCAACGAGTATTTCGGGCGCGAAGGCGTACTGCGCGTGAGCTTTCTCACGGTGGGCCTTATCCTGTATTCTTTCTTGGTGATTCTGGCCACGACCAAGCTACCACCCGCTGCATTCTGGCTCGACGTCAACAAAACTGACCACGACGGACGGCCATTCAACATTGATTTTGCTTACCAGAGCATTTTCCGGCAGGGATTGGGTATCATCATCGGGTCGGTAGTAGCTTTTATGGTCGGTCAAGTACTGGACGCCACTGTATTTCAGGCACTTCGCCGCGTTACAGGCAGCCGCCTGATCTGGCTGCGCGCCACGGGCTCTACGCTTATCTCACAGCTTGTCGACAGCTTTGTAGTGCTGTTTGTGGCCTTTTACTTGTTCGGCAACTGGACTTTCCAGCAGGTACTCAGCGTGGCGAACACCAATTACTGGTATAAATTCGCGGCGGCTATTCTGCTGACGCCGGTGCTCTACCTCGCTCATTTCCTGATTGATCGGTATCTGGGCCAAGAGGAAACCACCGAGCTACAGCAAGAAGCGGCGGCCGATGTGTCGGTCTAG
- a CDS encoding ribonuclease Z, which produces MEFELRILGSASATPFLNRHHTAQVLTVGNHLYLIDCGEGTQERLIEHKVRHQRISTIFISHLHGDHFFGLFGLISTMHLQGRTDALQLFGPVGLDDILTTQFRYSNTQLSFELNFTPVNSESHEQIYEDKYLTVNTLPMRHRIPCCGYLFREKPKRRHLVKDRLPVGLTPKQLHQLTLGEDALDETTGQVLVQNSDVTSPPSHSRSYAFCADTLYTESLAELIQNVDLLYHEATFLDDMRERALTTHHSTARQAALLARKAQAHHLLIGHFSSRYRDLDPLLREAQVIFEPVELATEGKTISVPE; this is translated from the coding sequence TTGGAGTTTGAGCTAAGAATCCTGGGCAGTGCGTCGGCAACGCCATTTCTCAACCGCCACCACACGGCCCAAGTCCTGACCGTGGGCAACCACTTGTACTTGATCGACTGCGGCGAAGGCACCCAGGAACGCCTGATCGAGCACAAAGTGCGCCACCAACGGATAAGTACTATTTTTATTTCGCACCTGCACGGCGACCATTTCTTCGGCCTTTTCGGGTTGATTTCGACCATGCACTTGCAGGGCCGCACCGACGCCCTACAGTTATTCGGCCCGGTCGGCCTCGACGATATCCTGACCACGCAGTTTCGCTACTCCAATACGCAGCTTTCGTTTGAGCTGAACTTTACGCCCGTCAACAGCGAGTCGCATGAACAGATATATGAAGATAAATATCTGACTGTCAATACGTTACCAATGCGGCATCGCATACCGTGCTGCGGATATTTGTTTCGGGAGAAACCCAAGCGGCGGCATTTGGTAAAAGATCGTCTGCCGGTGGGCCTCACGCCCAAGCAGCTCCACCAATTAACCCTCGGCGAGGATGCACTTGACGAAACCACCGGGCAAGTGCTCGTGCAAAATTCTGACGTTACGTCGCCGCCCAGCCACTCCCGCAGCTACGCTTTCTGCGCCGATACGCTGTACACGGAAAGCTTGGCCGAGCTGATTCAGAACGTCGATCTGCTCTACCACGAAGCAACCTTTCTCGACGACATGCGCGAACGTGCCCTGACCACGCACCACTCTACCGCGCGCCAGGCGGCTCTGCTGGCACGCAAAGCGCAGGCCCACCACTTGTTAATCGGCCATTTTTCCTCCCGCTACCGCGACCTCGACCCACTGTTGCGCGAAGCGCAGGTGATATTTGAGCCAGTAGAGCTGGCAACGGAAGGCAAAACGATAAGCGTGCCCGAATAA
- a CDS encoding STAS domain-containing protein, whose protein sequence is MKYTIDKKETYTIITIDEKKLDTTVAPDLKSEFVKLNAEGINNLILDLSNVKYTDSSGLSSILIANRLCNSTGGLLVLTGLQDHVMKLITISKLESVLHILPTVEEGIDRIFLHAIERDLTSKE, encoded by the coding sequence ATGAAGTACACGATTGATAAAAAGGAAACCTACACGATTATCACGATTGACGAGAAGAAGCTCGACACCACCGTCGCGCCCGATCTGAAGTCTGAATTCGTGAAGCTTAACGCCGAGGGTATCAACAACTTAATTCTGGATTTGTCCAACGTTAAGTACACCGATTCGTCGGGGCTCAGCTCTATTCTGATCGCCAACCGCCTGTGCAATTCTACCGGCGGCCTGTTGGTGCTAACCGGTTTGCAAGACCACGTTATGAAGCTGATAACCATTTCCAAGCTTGAGTCGGTGTTGCATATCCTGCCCACGGTTGAAGAAGGTATTGACCGCATATTCCTGCACGCCATCGAGCGCGATCTTACCAGCAAGGAATAA
- a CDS encoding DUF4198 domain-containing protein, with amino-acid sequence MRKTVLVLAGCGATLAATAHEFWLQPPRFFIAAGTVANLRVLVGEKFEGHRWPGKSNRITSLVHYAPNDTLDLTALATQDDSLRTNVEFVQPGVHMVALATNNASITMSATEFNTYLKEDGFDNVLAIRQKQKSLDKPGREIYRRCSKTLLQVGPSSLDTVGTFAWRAGLPLELVPEQNPYALKPGAALTVLLLANGQPLPNTLVQVWQRSPDKPTQIFRLHSNQKGRVLFRLQMPGNYMVSAVQMVPATDQKAADWQSTWSTLTFGFSGHPAN; translated from the coding sequence TTGAGAAAGACAGTGTTAGTATTGGCAGGCTGTGGTGCCACGCTTGCCGCCACAGCGCATGAGTTCTGGCTTCAGCCGCCCCGCTTTTTTATAGCAGCGGGCACCGTCGCGAACCTGCGCGTACTCGTGGGCGAGAAATTTGAGGGCCATCGGTGGCCTGGCAAAAGCAACCGCATAACTAGCCTAGTGCACTATGCCCCCAACGATACGCTCGACCTCACGGCCTTGGCTACCCAAGACGATTCGCTGCGCACCAACGTGGAGTTTGTGCAGCCGGGCGTGCACATGGTTGCGCTAGCGACCAACAATGCCTCAATCACGATGAGTGCCACCGAATTCAATACCTACCTGAAGGAAGACGGTTTTGATAACGTATTGGCTATCAGGCAGAAACAAAAGTCACTTGATAAACCAGGCCGCGAAATCTATCGGCGTTGTAGCAAAACGCTGCTGCAAGTAGGCCCGAGCAGCCTCGATACGGTTGGCACGTTCGCTTGGCGGGCAGGGCTGCCATTGGAACTGGTACCTGAGCAGAACCCTTATGCGCTCAAGCCTGGGGCGGCTCTTACCGTGTTGCTCCTCGCCAACGGCCAGCCTTTGCCCAACACGCTGGTGCAGGTTTGGCAGCGCTCGCCCGACAAACCGACACAAATTTTTCGGTTACACTCCAACCAAAAAGGCCGAGTGTTGTTTCGTCTTCAGATGCCTGGCAATTATATGGTGAGCGCTGTGCAAATGGTGCCTGCCACCGACCAGAAAGCGGCCGATTGGCAGAGCACCTGGTCCACGCTTACTTTTGGATTTTCTGGCCATCCGGCAAATTAA
- a CDS encoding glycosyltransferase: MQLPVPAPEPIAPDALLVEVAWEVCNQVGGIYTVIRSKVPATVQGWDDRYCLLGPYFPHQAQGEFEPFDEHQLSTLNDPFAGAVRKMRSYGYDVQLGVWLVTGRPRVVLINPFQVYDRLNNIKSDLWHNHGIPTPEGDDLLHQVEAFGHLAKIFIQTLTGEVVPPQRVVAHFHEWMTGVAIPELRRDQVPAHLVFTTHATLLGRYLAMNDPNFYDHLMQVSWLPEAQHFNIETAVRIERAAAHGSHVFTTVSELTVRECIYLLDRIPDAVLPNGLNIERFVALHEFQNLHQQYKSKIHEFVMAHFFQTYSFDLDNTLYMFTSGRYEYHNKGFDLTLEALARLNYRIQQNNVDGQVVMFFITKRPFSSINPGVLQNRAVLDEVRETCEAIERQVGERLFYAAAASSEHRLPDLSSMVDDYWKLRYRRTLQSWKTHILPPVITHNLYDDQNDDILNFLRRANMVNNQHDRVKIVYHPDFVSPSSPLFGMEYGQFVRGCHLGIFPSYYEPWGYTPLECVARGVPAITSDLSGFGDYVMQTVPEHEDKGIFVVQRQEKSFDEAAEELTNMLWDFVLQNRRERITQRNKVESSADLFDWKNLRVHYDRAYALALERI, encoded by the coding sequence GTGCAACTACCCGTTCCCGCCCCTGAGCCCATTGCCCCCGACGCGCTGCTTGTTGAAGTAGCCTGGGAAGTCTGCAACCAAGTAGGTGGCATCTATACCGTCATTCGCTCGAAGGTTCCGGCCACCGTGCAGGGCTGGGACGATCGGTACTGCCTGCTGGGGCCCTACTTTCCGCACCAGGCCCAAGGCGAGTTTGAGCCCTTCGATGAGCACCAGCTTTCGACGCTGAATGACCCGTTTGCGGGCGCCGTGCGCAAGATGCGCTCGTATGGGTATGATGTGCAGCTGGGCGTGTGGCTCGTGACAGGCCGTCCGCGGGTGGTGCTCATCAATCCCTTTCAGGTGTATGACCGCCTGAACAACATCAAATCGGATCTGTGGCACAACCACGGCATCCCGACGCCCGAAGGCGACGATCTGCTGCATCAGGTGGAGGCTTTTGGGCATTTGGCCAAGATATTTATCCAAACCCTTACGGGTGAGGTAGTTCCGCCCCAACGGGTAGTGGCGCACTTCCACGAGTGGATGACCGGCGTGGCCATTCCGGAGCTGCGCCGCGACCAAGTGCCCGCGCACTTGGTATTTACCACGCACGCCACGCTGCTGGGCCGCTACCTGGCCATGAACGACCCTAACTTCTACGACCATCTCATGCAGGTGAGCTGGCTGCCGGAAGCCCAGCATTTCAACATCGAGACGGCTGTGCGCATCGAGCGGGCGGCGGCACATGGTTCGCACGTGTTCACAACCGTGAGCGAGCTGACGGTGCGCGAATGCATTTACCTACTCGATCGTATTCCGGATGCGGTGTTGCCCAATGGCCTTAACATTGAGCGCTTTGTGGCCCTGCACGAGTTCCAGAACCTGCACCAGCAGTACAAGTCGAAGATTCACGAATTCGTGATGGCGCACTTTTTCCAGACGTATTCTTTCGACCTGGACAACACGCTGTACATGTTTACTTCGGGCCGCTACGAGTACCACAACAAGGGCTTCGACTTGACGTTGGAAGCGCTTGCCCGCCTCAATTACCGCATTCAGCAGAACAACGTGGATGGCCAAGTGGTGATGTTTTTCATCACGAAACGGCCGTTTTCCAGCATCAACCCCGGCGTGCTCCAAAACCGCGCCGTGCTCGACGAAGTCCGCGAAACCTGCGAAGCCATTGAGCGCCAAGTGGGCGAGCGGCTGTTTTATGCCGCCGCCGCCAGCTCGGAGCACCGCCTGCCCGACCTGTCGAGCATGGTTGATGACTACTGGAAACTTCGCTACCGCCGCACGCTGCAAAGCTGGAAAACGCACATTCTGCCGCCGGTCATCACCCACAACCTCTACGACGACCAGAACGACGACATTCTGAACTTCCTGCGGCGGGCCAACATGGTCAACAACCAGCACGACCGCGTCAAGATCGTATACCACCCAGATTTTGTGTCGCCTTCGTCGCCGCTGTTTGGCATGGAATACGGGCAGTTTGTGCGCGGTTGCCACTTGGGCATTTTCCCGAGCTACTACGAGCCTTGGGGCTACACGCCGCTCGAGTGCGTGGCCCGCGGCGTACCCGCCATCACCAGCGACTTATCGGGCTTCGGCGACTACGTCATGCAAACGGTGCCCGAACACGAAGACAAAGGCATTTTTGTGGTACAACGCCAGGAAAAATCCTTTGATGAAGCCGCCGAAGAGCTCACCAACATGCTCTGGGACTTTGTGCTGCAAAACCGTCGCGAGCGCATCACGCAACGCAACAAAGTAGAAAGCTCCGCCGACCTCTTCGACTGGAAAAACCTACGCGTCCATTACGACCGAGCCTACGCACTGGCTCTAGAGCGTATATAA
- a CDS encoding alpha-amylase family glycosyl hydrolase, with product MPTPTTLSAPTLQAGMGAIPHASGTTFRVWAPHAKAVSVIGTFNDWNAKTHPLKAEGNGYWAADVAAQPGAEYKFWIRNGKQVLKRNDPYARAVTNSAGNSIVFDPAYDWEDDHFEMPAWNTLVIYELHVGTFNPKSPDEPGTFYDVIEKLPYLQELGINAIEVMPATEFPGGRSWGYNPSHPFALETDYGGPQGFKELIKQAHRHGIAVILDVVYNHFGPGDLDLWQFDGWSENDGGGIYFYNDWRAETPWGHNRPDYGREAVRRYIRDNALMWLEEFRVDGLRLDSISHVRNVHGSDNPETDLPDGWSLMRWINEEIHAHMPWKITIAEDLQGNEYITRSADQDGQGFAAQWDAAFVNIVRDALITQSDDDRNLSAVAGAIGTSYNGDAFQRVIYTESHDEVANGKSRVPEEIMPGEAAHWYPKKRATLGAALVFTSPGVPMIFQGQEFLAEGYFSDDQPVQWHRATELAGLVNLYRDLIRLRRNLHGTTNGLTGQHTEVFHINDEDKTIAFRRWADGDGGPNDTTIVLANFADRTHEAYTVGLPAEGQWHVRFNSDWQGYDEGFGNFESFGAEAEEGEYDGMAWHGSFGLAPYSVLIISQG from the coding sequence ATGCCCACACCTACTACACTCTCTGCTCCTACGCTGCAAGCCGGCATGGGCGCAATTCCGCATGCCAGTGGCACCACGTTTCGCGTGTGGGCCCCCCACGCCAAAGCCGTATCGGTTATTGGCACATTCAACGACTGGAACGCCAAAACGCACCCGCTTAAGGCGGAAGGCAATGGCTATTGGGCCGCCGATGTAGCCGCCCAGCCCGGTGCCGAGTACAAATTCTGGATCCGCAACGGCAAGCAGGTGCTCAAGCGCAACGACCCGTACGCCCGCGCAGTCACCAACTCGGCGGGCAACTCCATCGTCTTCGATCCGGCCTACGACTGGGAGGATGACCACTTCGAGATGCCCGCCTGGAACACCTTGGTAATATATGAGTTACACGTTGGCACGTTCAACCCGAAATCGCCCGACGAACCCGGCACGTTCTACGACGTCATCGAGAAGCTGCCGTATTTGCAGGAGTTAGGCATCAATGCCATTGAGGTAATGCCCGCCACCGAGTTTCCGGGCGGGCGCTCGTGGGGTTACAATCCCTCGCATCCGTTTGCCCTCGAAACGGATTATGGTGGTCCTCAAGGCTTTAAAGAGCTCATTAAACAAGCGCACCGCCACGGCATTGCCGTTATTCTGGATGTGGTGTACAACCACTTTGGCCCCGGCGACCTCGATTTGTGGCAGTTTGATGGCTGGAGCGAAAACGACGGCGGCGGCATTTATTTCTACAACGACTGGCGCGCCGAAACGCCTTGGGGCCACAACCGCCCCGATTACGGCCGCGAAGCCGTGCGCCGCTACATCCGCGACAACGCCCTGATGTGGCTGGAAGAATTTCGCGTCGATGGGCTGCGCCTCGACTCAATTTCGCACGTCCGTAACGTGCACGGCTCCGACAACCCCGAAACTGACCTGCCCGACGGCTGGAGCCTGATGCGCTGGATCAACGAGGAGATTCATGCGCACATGCCTTGGAAAATCACGATCGCCGAGGATTTGCAGGGCAACGAATACATCACGCGTTCCGCTGACCAAGATGGCCAAGGCTTTGCTGCTCAGTGGGATGCAGCTTTCGTCAACATCGTGCGCGACGCGCTCATCACCCAGTCCGACGACGACCGCAACCTTTCGGCTGTGGCGGGCGCGATTGGTACCAGCTACAATGGCGACGCTTTTCAGCGGGTGATCTACACCGAATCGCACGACGAAGTGGCCAACGGCAAAAGCCGGGTGCCCGAAGAAATCATGCCCGGCGAAGCCGCGCATTGGTACCCTAAAAAGCGGGCAACGCTGGGCGCAGCGCTGGTATTTACTTCCCCTGGTGTACCGATGATTTTTCAGGGCCAGGAATTTCTGGCCGAAGGCTATTTCTCTGACGATCAGCCGGTTCAGTGGCATCGCGCGACCGAGCTGGCAGGATTGGTCAACCTGTACCGCGACCTTATCCGGCTGCGTCGCAACCTACATGGCACTACCAACGGCCTCACCGGCCAGCATACGGAAGTGTTTCACATCAACGACGAGGATAAAACAATCGCCTTCCGGCGCTGGGCCGACGGCGACGGCGGCCCCAACGATACAACCATCGTGCTGGCCAATTTTGCCGATCGCACCCACGAAGCCTATACCGTTGGGCTACCAGCCGAAGGCCAGTGGCACGTACGCTTCAACAGCGACTGGCAGGGCTACGACGAAGGCTTCGGCAACTTCGAAAGCTTCGGCGCCGAGGCCGAAGAAGGCGAATACGACGGCATGGCTTGGCACGGAAGCTTCGGGCTGGCCCCTTATTCCGTCCTGATTATTTCGCAGGGCTAA
- a CDS encoding DUF6960 family protein: MPRPKPVRYGLYPWTPAYGLRYIHPANRRTFEWLEPLGKVFEKIDETEDWILLRYDEQQFKVSGELFTELHQKPPFSFGDLVEEVEPEPGRPAHRGLISDVFWSESSDRATYQIVEKKRKVKRVFEAEELRNA; the protein is encoded by the coding sequence GTGCCCCGACCCAAACCTGTCCGTTACGGCCTGTACCCCTGGACGCCGGCTTATGGCTTGCGCTACATTCACCCCGCCAACCGCCGCACATTCGAGTGGCTCGAACCGCTGGGCAAAGTATTTGAGAAAATCGACGAAACCGAAGACTGGATTTTGCTGCGCTACGACGAACAGCAATTCAAAGTAAGCGGCGAACTCTTCACCGAACTGCACCAAAAGCCACCCTTCAGCTTCGGTGATCTGGTGGAAGAAGTGGAGCCGGAGCCCGGCCGTCCGGCCCATCGAGGGCTGATTTCAGACGTCTTCTGGAGTGAAAGCAGCGACCGCGCCACCTACCAAATTGTAGAGAAAAAGCGGAAAGTAAAACGCGTGTTTGAAGCGGAGGAATTACGCAACGCTTAA